A portion of the Nitrosopumilus sp. genome contains these proteins:
- a CDS encoding ribosome assembly factor SBDS, giving the protein MLDKRKIRKEIDSVRYWVGMRNVSTYSSLLRGFSNENDYVRIDKYQIYARLDMVDVTLVRYSFEGEKFEIMVKPDPALDYKLGKKKDLAAVLVSDEIYTDSGKGTRPSSEKLLKAFKTEDLSEIAKIILDKGDLNLTTDQRRKMIEEKKKQIVSYIAKTYVDPKTHLPHPPLRIEQAMKDGRVSVDPQKHVDEQVANIVEKLRSIIALKSENLKLEITIPAQYASQSYAVLKSVGSLGSEQWQTNGSLKAILEIPAAARPNVIDRLGSITKGSATVEVMK; this is encoded by the coding sequence TTGCTCGATAAAAGAAAGATAAGAAAAGAGATCGATAGTGTAAGATACTGGGTTGGTATGAGAAATGTCTCCACTTATTCATCTCTTCTAAGGGGGTTCTCAAATGAGAATGACTATGTACGTATAGATAAATATCAAATCTATGCTAGATTAGACATGGTTGATGTTACATTGGTTAGATATTCCTTTGAAGGTGAAAAATTTGAGATAATGGTAAAACCAGACCCTGCATTAGATTACAAACTTGGAAAGAAAAAGGACTTGGCTGCAGTTTTGGTTTCAGATGAAATCTATACGGATTCTGGAAAAGGAACAAGACCATCATCTGAGAAATTACTAAAGGCTTTCAAAACTGAGGACCTATCAGAAATTGCCAAAATTATTCTTGATAAAGGTGATCTGAATCTAACAACTGATCAAAGACGAAAAATGATAGAAGAAAAGAAAAAACAAATTGTTAGCTATATTGCTAAAACATATGTCGATCCTAAAACTCACTTGCCTCATCCTCCATTGAGAATTGAACAAGCAATGAAAGATGGTAGGGTTTCAGTTGATCCGCAAAAACATGTGGACGAGCAAGTAGCAAATATTGTTGAAAAATTACGTTCAATTATTGCTCTAAAGTCTGAGAATCTAAAATTGGAGATTACGATTCCGGCACAGTATGCATCTCAATCATATGCAGTTTTAAAATCTGTTGGTTCTCTTGGAAGTGAACAATGGCAAACAAATGGTTCTCTAAAAGCAATACTTGAAATACCAGCTGCAGCAAGACCAAATGTGATCGATAGATTAGGTTCTATAACCAAAGGATCTGCTACAGTTGAGGTAATGAAATAA
- a CDS encoding DNA-directed RNA polymerase subunit D gives MDFEDFLQDLSSLEVISKDNHKISIKLKGVPLQYANALRRVCLNGVPVFAIDTVDIVENSSVLPDEGLAHRLGLIPLKTDLSRFNEPSKCECQSEVGCSNCKVMLVLDSGDSDVTRTILSNELSSEDDTIKPVSDKIPIVQLAPGQRIKIECYARLGRGTEHAKWNASNISTLIDTDKEDEKILSVESTGALNPEQIIISGVDEVSNRLDQFKEMIDKIEE, from the coding sequence GTGGATTTTGAAGATTTTCTTCAAGATTTGTCATCATTAGAAGTAATTAGTAAAGATAATCATAAAATTTCTATAAAGCTAAAAGGTGTTCCATTACAGTATGCAAATGCACTTAGACGAGTATGTCTAAATGGTGTTCCAGTATTTGCAATAGATACAGTAGACATTGTAGAGAATTCTTCAGTATTACCAGATGAAGGTTTAGCTCATAGATTGGGACTAATTCCATTAAAAACAGACTTGTCGAGATTTAACGAACCATCCAAATGTGAATGTCAAAGTGAGGTAGGTTGCTCAAACTGTAAAGTAATGTTAGTGTTAGATTCTGGAGATTCAGATGTTACAAGAACCATTTTGTCAAATGAGTTATCCTCTGAAGACGATACAATAAAACCAGTTTCAGATAAAATTCCAATTGTACAACTAGCACCAGGTCAAAGAATCAAAATTGAATGTTATGCAAGACTAGGACGTGGAACTGAACATGCCAAATGGAATGCTTCAAACATCTCAACACTAATTGATACTGATAAGGAAGATGAGAAGATTCTAAGCGTAGAATCAACTGGTGCACTAAATCCTGAACAAATAATCATTTCAGGAGTAGACGAAGTAAGTAACAGATTAGATCAATTCAAAGAAATGATTGACAAAATCGAAGAATAA
- a CDS encoding 50S ribosomal protein L18e, with protein MANDLKKASSKNDAPIWAKLAEYALKPSIARRDLNLNRIAQLTKENDTVVFPGKVLGTGNIPHKITLFSFSISNSAANKITGNGGKLISYSELIEKNPTGKGVVLLG; from the coding sequence ATGGCCAATGATCTAAAAAAGGCATCATCCAAAAACGATGCTCCAATTTGGGCAAAATTGGCAGAATATGCGCTGAAACCAAGTATTGCAAGAAGAGATCTTAACTTGAATAGAATTGCACAACTGACAAAAGAAAATGATACAGTTGTATTTCCAGGAAAAGTTCTTGGAACAGGTAACATTCCTCACAAAATTACATTATTTTCATTTTCAATTTCAAATTCTGCTGCTAATAAAATAACAGGAAACGGTGGAAAATTGATCAGTTATTCAGAACTGATTGAGAAAAATCCTACAGGAAAGGGAGTTGTACTGCTTGGCTAA
- the rplM gene encoding 50S ribosomal protein L13 has protein sequence MAKQQTEIRTDRPIVVDATDHIAGRLSSNVAKLLINGNRVSVVNCEKIMMSGTRSNQIKEYREFLEINSIINPKHGPVHYRRPDTLMTKMIRQMLPYDRKPSGKEAHQRLRTYIGSPKELKSLAKIQFEKAKIKKTSSNYTSIGELCRIIGWTE, from the coding sequence TTGGCTAAACAACAAACAGAGATCAGAACAGACAGACCAATTGTAGTAGATGCAACCGACCACATTGCAGGAAGATTATCATCAAATGTTGCAAAATTACTAATCAATGGAAACAGAGTTTCAGTAGTGAATTGTGAAAAAATCATGATGAGCGGAACAAGAAGTAACCAGATCAAGGAGTACAGAGAATTTTTAGAAATCAACAGTATAATTAATCCAAAGCATGGACCAGTCCATTACAGAAGACCAGATACTCTCATGACAAAGATGATTCGTCAAATGCTACCATATGATAGAAAACCATCTGGAAAAGAAGCGCATCAAAGACTAAGGACATACATTGGTTCCCCAAAAGAACTCAAGTCATTAGCGAAAATTCAATTCGAAAAAGCTAAGATTAAGAAAACATCATCAAACTATACTTCAATAGGTGAATTGTGTAGAATAATAGGGTGGACTGAATGA
- the rpsI gene encoding 30S ribosomal protein S9 has product MTIPKTEIYFATRKTATAHVYITKGQGRVRINNVPVEMIPQETAREVILAPLEITGDLRDKIDISVRVRGGGYMGQASAIATGITRALIGWTKSKKEPKEHPFPKSARDDLRKRISDFDKYLVSGDARQKEPKKFGGPGARRRKQKSYR; this is encoded by the coding sequence ATGACAATTCCAAAAACAGAAATTTATTTTGCAACTAGAAAGACAGCTACTGCACATGTATACATTACAAAAGGACAGGGTAGAGTCAGAATCAATAACGTTCCAGTAGAAATGATTCCGCAAGAAACAGCTCGTGAAGTCATACTAGCGCCATTAGAAATTACAGGGGATTTAAGAGACAAGATAGATATCTCTGTTAGAGTAAGAGGTGGAGGTTATATGGGGCAAGCCAGTGCAATTGCAACTGGGATTACAAGAGCACTTATTGGATGGACTAAATCTAAAAAAGAACCAAAAGAACATCCATTCCCAAAATCTGCAAGAGACGACCTAAGAAAACGTATTTCAGATTTTGACAAGTATCTAGTAAGTGGAGATGCCAGACAAAAAGAACCAAAGAAATTTGGCGGCCCTGGTGCAAGAAGAAGAAAACAGAAATCATACCGTTAG
- the eif1A gene encoding translation initiation factor eIF-1A, with protein MGKRQVKNESALKEIRLPEEGEVFGRVLKMLGGENVMVKCADGITRRGRIRGKLKRRVWIRDNDIVIIAPWDFNEAERGDIVWRFTLPQVEWLKDNEHIAKDF; from the coding sequence ATGGGTAAACGCCAAGTAAAGAATGAAAGTGCACTTAAAGAAATTCGTCTACCTGAAGAAGGTGAAGTTTTTGGACGGGTATTGAAAATGCTTGGGGGTGAAAATGTCATGGTAAAATGTGCTGATGGCATTACTAGACGAGGAAGAATCAGAGGAAAGTTGAAAAGAAGAGTTTGGATTAGAGATAATGATATAGTCATTATTGCACCTTGGGATTTTAATGAGGCTGAACGCGGAGATATTGTTTGGAGATTTACTCTTCCTCAAGTTGAATGGCTAAAAGACAATGAGCATATTGCTAAAGATTTCTAA
- a CDS encoding cold-shock protein has translation MEQGTVKWFNRTKGFGFIERESGDDLFVHKSDVDGFINEGDKVEFEVGEGQKGPAAQKVKKSA, from the coding sequence ATGGAACAAGGCACCGTAAAATGGTTTAACCGTACTAAGGGCTTTGGTTTTATCGAAAGAGAATCTGGCGACGATCTATTTGTTCACAAATCAGATGTTGACGGATTCATCAATGAAGGCGATAAAGTCGAGTTTGAGGTAGGCGAAGGTCAAAAAGGACCAGCAGCCCAAAAAGTCAAAAAATCAGCATAG
- a CDS encoding HD domain-containing protein — translation MDLLKKGELFAKKKHYGMVVKDSTIPYSKHLEDVVNRLKSLGVIDEEILCAGWLHEVIDKTSTSFDDLFEQFGSKITVLVSSVSKDPSLTRKQQDAAYVKQIKESSIDSKLILLCDISANLSDLKNTKSSKSKKLRILKQKRHYLTAIKNDLIQNSNYPKIIPLIETINDILKKWGQRRIFY, via the coding sequence TTGGATCTTCTAAAAAAAGGTGAATTATTTGCAAAAAAGAAACATTATGGGATGGTAGTTAAAGATAGTACTATTCCCTATTCAAAACATCTAGAAGATGTAGTCAATAGGCTTAAAAGTTTAGGTGTAATTGATGAAGAGATTCTATGTGCAGGTTGGCTTCATGAGGTAATAGACAAAACATCTACTAGTTTTGATGATCTCTTCGAACAATTTGGAAGTAAAATAACTGTATTAGTGTCCTCAGTATCTAAAGATCCATCATTAACACGAAAACAACAAGATGCAGCATATGTTAAACAAATTAAAGAATCATCAATAGATTCAAAATTAATACTGTTATGCGATATTTCTGCAAACCTAAGTGATCTAAAAAATACCAAATCATCCAAGTCAAAAAAACTACGTATACTCAAACAAAAAAGGCATTATCTTACAGCAATTAAAAATGATTTGATACAAAATAGTAATTATCCAAAAATCATTCCGTTAATAGAGACCATTAATGATATTTTAAAAAAATGGGGTCAAAGACGGATATTTTATTAG
- a CDS encoding translation initiation factor IF-5A, with the protein MSKPSDLGSLKIGSYILLPHSDQPSGEPCRIVEYDTSKPGKHGAAKARIVGEGIFDGQKRPHVGPVSMQIHVPMINKKVGQIISINGDVVQVMDSETFETLDINLIDDEVKGKLENGQNVEYWVVMDKTKIMRIKN; encoded by the coding sequence ATGAGTAAACCATCTGATCTTGGTTCCTTAAAAATTGGGTCATACATCCTATTACCACATTCTGATCAACCAAGTGGGGAACCATGTCGTATTGTTGAATATGACACATCAAAACCTGGAAAACATGGTGCAGCAAAAGCTAGAATTGTTGGAGAAGGTATCTTTGATGGTCAAAAAAGACCTCATGTTGGTCCAGTCAGCATGCAGATTCATGTTCCAATGATTAACAAGAAAGTAGGCCAAATCATTTCAATTAATGGAGATGTCGTACAAGTTATGGATTCAGAAACGTTTGAGACACTAGATATCAATTTAATTGACGATGAGGTTAAAGGTAAATTGGAAAACGGACAGAATGTGGAATACTGGGTTGTTATGGACAAAACTAAAATCATGCGTATTAAAAATTAG
- a CDS encoding diphthine--ammonia ligase: MRLASLFSGGKDSTFAIHLAQKQGHEIVCLLSIFPKSEESHLLHHPNIKWTNLQSQSMNIPQLTTKASSDESDNELITLGKLLDIAKNRFNIEGVVHGGIKSKFQKEKFETICSKFNLIPISPLWDSEPVQYMNDLLDSNYEFIMTSVSSDGLNDSWLGKSISKSDIGTLKKLSEKYGFNLNFEGGEAETFVINCPLFSNSIKIKKYKKIWDGYRGRFEIVDAELNYNA, encoded by the coding sequence ATGAGATTAGCTTCCCTGTTTTCAGGTGGAAAAGATAGTACATTTGCAATCCATCTAGCACAAAAACAAGGACATGAGATAGTATGTCTTCTGAGTATTTTCCCAAAATCTGAAGAAAGTCATTTACTACATCATCCGAATATAAAGTGGACAAATCTTCAATCACAATCTATGAACATTCCTCAATTAACAACCAAGGCCTCATCTGATGAATCTGATAATGAATTGATAACTCTTGGAAAGTTATTAGATATTGCAAAAAATCGATTTAATATTGAGGGGGTAGTACATGGTGGAATTAAAAGTAAATTTCAAAAAGAAAAATTTGAAACTATTTGCTCAAAATTTAATTTAATACCAATTTCACCTCTGTGGGATTCTGAACCAGTACAATACATGAATGATCTACTTGATTCCAATTACGAGTTTATAATGACTAGTGTATCTTCTGATGGATTAAATGATTCCTGGCTTGGTAAATCTATTTCGAAATCGGACATTGGCACATTAAAAAAATTATCCGAAAAGTATGGATTTAACTTAAATTTTGAAGGTGGTGAGGCAGAAACATTTGTAATTAATTGTCCTCTTTTTTCAAATTCGATCAAAATTAAAAAATATAAAAAAATATGGGATGGGTATAGAGGAAGGTTTGAAATAGTGGATGCTGAATTAAATTACAATGCTTGA
- a CDS encoding signal recognition particle receptor subunit alpha — MLDGLKNSLSDAIKKIVKSSGIDEELIKDLSKDVQRALLQSDVNVRLVLEITKHLEERALNEIPPPGLSRKDHIIKILYDELSKLLGNESNFDFKPGKQNKIILLGIQGSGKTTVASKLAKFLSRQGYKIGVIGADTYRPGALVQLKTMCEKSNVEVYGEENNKDSPNIVRNGLKHFEGQPLDVILIDTAGRHKEEKDLLEEMERINKAADPDLVLLVIDGTIGQQCFNQAEAFHKTIPVGGIIITKLDSSAKGGGALAASAATGAQIMYIGTGERIDDLEKFSPTRFVGRLLGMGDIQAVLDLAKRLENEGDDVRMKRISSGKMNMDDFFYQLEEVTKVGSLRGLLDSMPGLSGMVKNDQVDQMEGRVSKWRYIIQSMTKEEKADPSLINASRIKRISRGSGWPESEVKELIKNYKNSKNMMKASKGRQMQGTLRKMGLG; from the coding sequence ATGCTTGACGGACTCAAGAATAGCTTAAGTGACGCAATCAAGAAAATTGTCAAATCTTCAGGAATTGATGAAGAATTAATCAAAGATTTATCCAAAGATGTCCAAAGAGCACTGTTACAATCAGATGTCAATGTACGCTTGGTTCTTGAAATTACAAAACACCTAGAGGAACGCGCTCTAAACGAAATTCCTCCACCAGGACTTTCACGTAAAGATCACATAATCAAGATTCTATATGACGAACTTTCAAAATTACTTGGAAATGAATCTAATTTTGATTTTAAACCTGGAAAACAAAATAAAATAATTCTCTTAGGAATTCAAGGTAGTGGGAAAACTACTGTAGCATCTAAACTTGCTAAATTTTTATCCCGACAAGGATATAAGATTGGAGTTATAGGTGCAGATACTTACAGACCTGGGGCATTAGTTCAGCTTAAAACAATGTGTGAAAAATCAAATGTTGAAGTTTACGGTGAAGAAAACAATAAAGATTCTCCAAACATTGTAAGAAATGGATTAAAACATTTTGAAGGACAACCATTAGATGTCATTTTAATTGACACTGCAGGTCGTCACAAAGAAGAAAAGGATCTGCTTGAAGAAATGGAAAGAATTAACAAAGCAGCAGATCCTGATCTGGTATTACTTGTTATTGATGGAACTATTGGGCAACAGTGTTTTAATCAAGCGGAGGCATTTCACAAAACAATTCCTGTTGGAGGCATAATCATCACTAAATTAGATAGCTCTGCAAAAGGAGGCGGTGCACTTGCTGCATCTGCAGCTACAGGAGCACAAATTATGTACATTGGCACGGGTGAAAGAATTGATGATTTAGAAAAATTTTCACCAACTAGATTTGTGGGACGACTTCTTGGAATGGGAGATATTCAAGCTGTGTTAGATTTAGCAAAAAGATTAGAAAATGAAGGCGATGATGTTAGAATGAAAAGAATCTCTAGTGGAAAAATGAATATGGATGATTTCTTTTATCAGCTAGAAGAAGTAACAAAAGTAGGCTCTTTGAGAGGACTTTTGGATAGTATGCCTGGACTTTCAGGGATGGTCAAAAATGATCAAGTAGATCAAATGGAAGGCCGAGTTTCAAAATGGAGGTATATCATTCAAAGTATGACTAAAGAAGAAAAAGCAGATCCTAGCTTGATAAATGCATCTAGAATCAAAAGAATTTCGCGTGGTTCTGGATGGCCTGAAAGTGAAGTTAAGGAACTCATCAAAAATTACAAAAACTCTAAGAATATGATGAAAGCATCTAAAGGACGTCAAATGCAAGGTACTCTTAGAAAAATGGGTTTAGGATAA
- a CDS encoding tRNA pseudouridine(54/55) synthase Pus10 — MTKYQKIIPIANQIIKKYNLCDNCLGRLFSKKLYLSSNKLLGRKLKKNLNSKQKCYICKNLFEHLDIYLKLMNEKSDGYSFSSFSVGALIKPSIIERDDHIRSEYKLRGIDSIKTDITKELGRSFSKKSKKKIEHLDPEITFTLNLKDELCQLRSKSVTFSGRYVKTLRGLTQKQKPCSNCSGKGCRICNFHGISEFNSIEGLISKFFFEKLGGTTAKFTWIGGEDKSSLVLGSGRPFFVKIQNPLKRRLRVTHVKLGSLEINNLKTINESPKKPVKFISIINVKICTDFEIDTENLKKLKDLKKQPIVVYDKSGKRSEKKVFSVGYKKNSKKIFTLKIKTEGGLPIKRFVTGDDIFPSPHHILNTQCICQEFDFLDIEVQQ, encoded by the coding sequence ATGACTAAATATCAAAAAATTATTCCTATTGCAAATCAAATTATAAAAAAATACAACCTATGTGATAATTGTCTAGGTAGACTATTCTCTAAAAAATTATATCTTTCATCGAACAAGTTACTTGGTAGAAAACTCAAAAAAAACCTAAATTCAAAGCAAAAGTGCTATATCTGCAAAAATCTGTTTGAACATTTAGATATTTACTTAAAATTGATGAATGAGAAATCAGATGGTTATTCCTTCTCCTCTTTCAGTGTCGGAGCTTTGATCAAACCATCAATTATTGAAAGAGATGACCATATTCGTTCTGAATACAAATTAAGAGGAATTGATAGTATCAAGACAGACATTACAAAAGAGTTAGGAAGATCCTTTTCAAAAAAATCCAAAAAAAAAATTGAACATTTGGATCCTGAGATCACTTTTACTTTAAATTTAAAAGATGAATTATGCCAATTACGTTCAAAATCTGTCACTTTTTCTGGGCGATATGTAAAAACTCTAAGAGGACTCACACAAAAACAAAAACCATGCAGTAATTGTTCTGGAAAAGGCTGTAGAATTTGTAATTTTCATGGGATTTCAGAATTTAATAGCATTGAAGGTTTGATTTCTAAATTCTTTTTTGAGAAACTTGGTGGAACGACTGCTAAATTTACCTGGATCGGGGGTGAGGATAAATCAAGTTTGGTGTTGGGATCTGGGAGACCTTTTTTTGTTAAAATTCAAAATCCATTAAAAAGGAGATTGAGAGTAACGCATGTTAAACTTGGTTCACTTGAAATCAACAATTTGAAAACTATAAACGAATCTCCTAAAAAACCTGTTAAATTTATTTCAATCATAAATGTGAAAATATGCACAGATTTTGAAATAGATACTGAAAATCTTAAAAAATTAAAAGATCTTAAAAAGCAACCTATAGTAGTTTATGATAAATCTGGAAAACGCTCAGAGAAGAAAGTGTTTAGTGTAGGATATAAAAAAAATTCAAAAAAAATATTTACATTGAAAATCAAAACTGAAGGAGGTCTACCTATCAAAAGATTTGTAACCGGGGATGATATTTTTCCTAGTCCACATCATATTCTAAACACCCAATGCATATGTCAAGAATTTGATTTTCTTGATATTGAAGTACAACAATAA
- a CDS encoding pyrimidine dimer DNA glycosylase/endonuclease V — protein sequence MRIWDISPSRLCRNHLLGEHRELHAMWTVITEKKKGYSMHPETIRWKGKLNAMYLRHEKLVKEMSHRGYNHKSPLDKRKLTGKYIQDAFIDTPIEQIGILKNKNCDCKVT from the coding sequence ATGAGAATTTGGGATATCTCTCCAAGTAGATTGTGTCGAAATCACCTACTGGGAGAACATCGTGAACTACATGCGATGTGGACTGTAATAACCGAAAAGAAAAAGGGATATTCTATGCATCCTGAAACAATTAGGTGGAAGGGAAAACTAAATGCAATGTATCTCAGACATGAAAAACTTGTAAAAGAGATGAGTCATAGGGGGTACAATCACAAGAGTCCACTTGACAAACGAAAGTTAACTGGAAAATATATTCAAGATGCCTTCATAGATACTCCCATTGAACAAATTGGAATTCTAAAAAACAAAAATTGTGATTGTAAAGTAACATGA
- a CDS encoding transcription factor TFIIB: MPTNHLDKTCLHPIKITDTMIGEITCGNCGVVLSENAIDFGPENAFQGMDGQQNSARTGQKISLKMADMGLSTIMESKNRDSTGRSLSPENRRMFYRLRMWDRNSRSAITKQSYIKAFTFLDGMRSKLGLPEYVVEKSAYLFRKVEQKELLHGRSNQSVLCAVVYIACRLTDTPRTLADIANASGIKKKTLQRVYRTLHANLDEVNSLSYSPCKFIERISSEANVSEKTKQDARKILEFGQKSEITSGKHPMAMAAAAVYLAIQDNHEKVSQTRISQISGISAVTIRNRVKELVVAKRK; encoded by the coding sequence ATGCCTACAAATCATTTGGATAAGACATGTCTACACCCAATCAAGATTACTGATACAATGATCGGGGAGATAACATGTGGTAATTGTGGAGTTGTATTGTCTGAGAATGCGATTGATTTTGGACCTGAAAATGCGTTCCAAGGCATGGATGGACAACAGAATAGTGCAAGAACGGGACAAAAAATATCTCTGAAAATGGCAGATATGGGACTGTCTACAATTATGGAATCTAAAAACAGAGATTCCACTGGAAGATCCCTTTCTCCTGAAAACAGGAGAATGTTTTATCGCTTGAGAATGTGGGATAGAAACAGCAGATCTGCCATTACCAAGCAATCATACATCAAAGCATTTACATTTCTTGATGGGATGCGCTCCAAACTTGGATTACCTGAGTACGTTGTAGAAAAATCAGCATACCTGTTTAGAAAGGTGGAGCAGAAGGAATTATTGCATGGTCGCTCAAATCAGTCAGTGTTATGTGCAGTAGTGTATATTGCATGCCGTCTTACAGATACGCCTAGAACTCTGGCTGATATCGCAAATGCTTCAGGAATAAAAAAGAAGACACTCCAGCGTGTCTACCGCACATTGCACGCAAATCTTGATGAAGTCAATTCATTGTCTTACAGCCCATGTAAGTTCATAGAGCGCATATCAAGTGAGGCCAATGTTTCTGAAAAAACAAAACAAGATGCAAGAAAGATTTTGGAGTTTGGTCAGAAAAGTGAAATAACTTCCGGCAAGCATCCAATGGCCATGGCAGCTGCTGCAGTATATCTGGCAATACAAGACAACCATGAAAAAGTTTCACAGACAAGAATTTCCCAGATTTCAGGAATAAGTGCTGTAACTATTCGCAATAGAGTAAAAGAATTAGTGGTAGCCAAAAGAAAATAA
- a CDS encoding 30S ribosomal protein S27ae, whose protein sequence is MAGKKGSSPNVYKYFKVDGDKLTRIRKICSRCGKGVYMSEHKDRHTCGKCGLTEFIQ, encoded by the coding sequence ATGGCTGGAAAGAAAGGCTCTAGTCCTAATGTTTACAAATATTTTAAAGTTGACGGAGACAAATTAACAAGAATTAGAAAAATTTGCTCAAGATGCGGAAAAGGAGTATACATGTCCGAACACAAAGATAGACACACATGTGGAAAATGTGGACTCACAGAGTTTATTCAGTAA
- a CDS encoding DUF309 domain-containing protein, which produces MERYMIHLKNTDYSPKNSRELVYRARDLVSDMNASVRIARVARNFIEFDVAVEKKDLDSMVEKLSVIAPIDNIRHVVEEKIEKEQGISDGIFYFNNERFWESHEAFEGVWKQCFGREKELVQGIILMAVAFAHAQKNDISIGIGMLRRVLDKLGTSPSTYHSIDIDRIRNKAIEMQQADNLTIFEI; this is translated from the coding sequence ATGGAACGATATATGATTCATTTAAAAAATACGGATTATTCTCCTAAAAATTCTCGTGAACTAGTTTACAGAGCTAGAGATCTGGTATCTGACATGAATGCTTCAGTACGGATTGCCAGGGTTGCAAGAAATTTTATAGAATTTGATGTAGCTGTAGAAAAAAAAGATCTCGACTCTATGGTTGAAAAATTATCTGTTATCGCGCCAATTGATAATATTAGACATGTTGTAGAAGAGAAAATTGAAAAAGAACAAGGGATATCTGATGGTATTTTTTATTTTAATAATGAACGATTCTGGGAAAGTCATGAGGCCTTTGAGGGGGTTTGGAAACAATGCTTTGGTAGAGAAAAAGAACTAGTGCAAGGAATAATCTTAATGGCAGTTGCATTTGCTCATGCTCAAAAAAATGATATCAGTATTGGAATAGGAATGCTCAGAAGAGTTTTGGATAAACTAGGAACATCGCCATCTACATATCATTCAATTGATATTGATAGAATAAGAAACAAGGCCATCGAAATGCAACAAGCAGATAACTTGACTATATTTGAGATTTAA